The following are encoded in a window of Helicobacter sp. 'house sparrow 1' genomic DNA:
- a CDS encoding 6-pyruvoyl trahydropterin synthase family protein produces the protein MIIRRMFKFCAAHIVRNCYSQRCSRSLHGHNYQVEIFVKSDKLDNAGMVLDFGIFKNQIADFIDSFDHSYHFWDKEKKDFQDFILKHSERYVILKFNPSAESYALLFLFFIDKFIGAMDLGNSEGRIVVDSVRVHETDHGYAQAFQEDLQNPHLTQNLSLDSITFSQAILEEWRDKQMLEKLRQFNEGRIPKPFNYPMPIQQI, from the coding sequence ATGATTATTAGAAGAATGTTTAAATTTTGTGCAGCTCATATTGTAAGAAATTGTTATTCTCAGCGTTGCTCAAGAAGTTTGCATGGACATAATTATCAAGTAGAGATCTTTGTAAAATCAGATAAACTAGATAATGCTGGTATGGTGCTTGATTTTGGTATTTTTAAAAATCAGATTGCAGATTTTATCGATAGTTTTGATCACTCTTACCATTTTTGGGATAAGGAAAAAAAAGATTTTCAAGATTTTATTTTAAAACATTCAGAGCGCTATGTTATTTTGAAGTTTAATCCAAGTGCAGAGAGCTATGCACTTTTGTTTTTATTTTTTATTGATAAATTTATAGGGGCTATGGATTTGGGAAATTCTGAAGGTAGAATAGTTGTAGATTCTGTGCGTGTGCATGAGACAGATCATGGATATGCCCAAGCTTTCCAAGAAGATTTGCAAAATCCCCATTTAACACAGAACTTATCTCTTGATTCTATAACTTTTTCCCAAGCTATTTTGGAGGAATGGAGGGATAAACAAATGCTAGAAAAACTCAGACAATTTAATGAGGGTAGAATTCCAAAACCCTTTAATTATCCAATGCCTATCCAACAGATATAA